A window of Podarcis muralis chromosome 10, rPodMur119.hap1.1, whole genome shotgun sequence genomic DNA:
tttctctttgtgtgtgtgtgtgtgtgtgtgtgtgtgtgtgtgtggcctttcGGTGCTTTTGGGCACGTGTATTTCTGAACTGGGGAGGGCTGATTTATACTGGATAGCTAGCAAAATGCATTGCAACTCAGCATAGCTGTATTCTCTGCATTACACAGTAATTTGAGTACCCATATTTTGGCGCATCTTTGAATGCTCAAGTGATGCAGTTATGTAATCTTAGACTCTGAAGTCAGTGACCCTTGTAGATGGTGTGGTATGGCAGGCCTGTTGCACCTTCTGACGGCTGgggccctggacttctgccccaaagtcctgccctgatggcaTCATTGTGTAtgcctcttcttttttctttttgtgtgtgtcgttACTGGTTCTTTATTTGATGGAAATGTGTCTTTGCTAGGTGCAATTTACTGTAGTCTTACAGTTTGATAGTTCTGCATTCCCATTCATGCAAATATATCTCAACGTTTGATTTGCATTTAAGCAGTTGCCTCTTGACATCCAGAACTGCTTGAGGTCCACGTGGGAAGCTGTCTGTGTGTGGCCACTGGGCTTGGGCATTATGGTACAGCAGACTGGTTTTTTTGGAAGCTTGTGGTGGTGTGGTGGAATTATTTGCATTGCAAAGCTGAGAGGCGGCACATGGCTTGCCCACACAGAACAGCCTCAGCAAGATTTCAGTTTTTGTTGTCCACCACACTGCAGCTTATTTGTCTGAATGAAGCTTATAAACTACTCTTATCTTTGTCTTCCCGGTAGCACATGCAATCTTGTTTTGCTGCTGGCTAAGTATATTTGGCACCTCTCCTTTTTTGGATTAAAAAGGTGTGGTTAGGAATGATGTATTTATCACATGCAATTTTAAAAGCCACAGgtatacacactatacctttaaaggacATTCTTTCTCTCAGagaattctggaaattgtagtttatgCCTCTCAGTAGCGCATTTCCCACCattccttagcaaactacagtgcccagaattctttgagagaaagaatgtgctttgaatgcaatttaaaggtatagtgtgtgtaCATAGGCACAGTGTATGCAGTTCAGGAATGGGGAGCTAGCGGCCTTCCAGAAATCAGCATGGCCCAAAAGTCAGGGATGGCTGTtgttcaacaacatcaggaggggcgCAGGTTCCATATCCCTAGGGAAGACTTAGTTCCCATATTTTGGGACACAGCACATGGGAGCTAACTGAGCATTCTAAGCTCCCAACCTACCATACTAGAAGGGGTTTGGATGGGGCAGAATGGAGGCCTTTCatagattattaaaaaaaatattacagtcCAATGATTTGGAAAAAAGCAACGGAAGAAAAATGTCAGAATAATGGCAATTTGAAGGTTATTgcgaaaatgtgtgtgtgtgtgtgtgtgtgtgtgtgtgtgtgtgtgtgtaattttaaaAGGAGAAGGGCATATTGGGCCCTTCCAGACTGGTTCTTTTTTTGCAGGTATAttttgcaacatgtcattgatgcaataataaagTATTAGTGTTGGATTCATACTGGACTGTCCATGCAGTATTATAGCATTCTTGCCACCTGGAGGGCACTCTTGCACTGTGATGCAACAAAAATGGGACAAAAAACCAAAATCCAGAACATTTCTGGTATCAAAAGTCACTGGATTTCATTCAGATGTTACAGGGCGTGCACTGATTGGTGACGAAGCAATATGACCTCCCCAAAACTTGCAAGCAGAAACAGTATTAAAAGAGCACTGAAAAGGGCATATGGAGTGGAACTGAGCCACAAAGAGATAGCTGCCAGTCGGTGTAGGCAGTactaagctaggtggaccaatggtcttacaGTATAGAACAGTTCCCATCTACCTACATAAAATGTAAACTCTCTGGGATTGATATGCAATCTGGGTAGATAGCTGGAGTGTGAGCTACAAATGGTTTAAAAACCCTTCATTTATTATACAATCAAAGGACTGTGTAGGATTGTGCCTCTTTCAAGATCAGATCCTATTCTACTCACCAACACGGTTTCAGAAGGCATGGCTAGTGTGATGTAGTTATTAGATTAGAATTAGGGAGACCTTGGTTCAAATCATCCATGCAGTTCACTGGGTTCCTTTCAGCTGGCTGAGGATCCGTTGTTAAAGTTCAGTGTGCTTTACGAGTTGAACCTACGGAGTTATAAGTAAGCAGCACTGATTTTGCATCCTGAGAAACCGGGTTTTACTCTAGGCACTTCTGTTCATTGACCTGCATTTGTGTGAGGGTGGGTATATAATATGTAATCCATTTATCTATATTTCCTGCATTTTGGAGGTGTGGCTGTGGCAGCTTGTCATGGTGagctcctgcacttcaaaatttaccactCCACCCACGTGCTTCTTTactttgccccctcccctttcttgtgCTGTCCATCACAGAGGTGTTCCAGATCTGCCCATCTTGGGTACTCATGAACCCTCTCGCTGTTCCTTCCTATGTTTTTGCCTCTTGACCTCAAACCACAAGAGGAGACATGTTCTTCTGGTATTGCAAAGGGAGTGCCAGTTTCAGCCGCTGCTGAGAATGCAGCATGCTGATTTCAGCCTTTCTTACTTCCTCCTCTTTTGGAGAAGTTTCAGTGCTTAACGGCTGCTGCTGCTAGTAGGAGTCTGCAGCCAGGGCATGTGTTGTCATAGGAACAAACCACATGCTTCCTTCTTGCACAGGAAAGGGACCTGGTCATAGCGCAGACAACAGCTATTTTAACTGTTGTGCAGCCAAGAAACTACACGGTATTTGCAGCTGGATTCATCGGCATTCTtcatttaatttttgtgtgtgctatgAGCTCCATCCAGGTATTTCCCCCTCATTCCTTGCTTTTCTTTTCGAACGCCATCTCTAGCCTGTCCTTAACAGAGGCAAAGCCCTATAATTTGCTGCATGGCATATTTGATTGATTTTGATTGTAGGGGAATTGATCAAGGCTGCAGTGGATCTCAGTTGCTGTGTTGCTCAGACGCTGTGTGTGGTGGGCTGTTCCTGTGTCAGCGTGCCGTGAAGGCATTTGTTCCGCAAAGGCGGCTTCTGGTGGGGTTTGCTGGGTCGCTGCTGGAGCTGTGTGAGGTGTCTTGTTACTCAGAAGAGGATGAGGCTATGTGCGCTTAGCAGATTTTTCTGCTTAAATCAGTTCCAGCCTTGCATATAGGTCAAAAACGTTTTGAATCCAGTTGCAATGATCAGCCCTACAAATCAGTTCAATGAGCAACACAGAAGAGAATCCCAGAATTGCGAGCTGCAGGCTTGTTGTATTGATTCCCAGTGGGTGGTCACAGCAACCAGGTGTATCTGAAAACTGGAATAAGGTTTTCAGCCACCTTGAAACTGAATTCTTGGATTGAAGATCTGCTAAAAGTGCAGGGGAATCTCGCCTGCTCAAAACTGACCAGTGTTCACAAGTTGCAGTGGGTATTTTGAGGTTCCACTAATGGAAATATGTAGAAACCATAATATGCCAAGTGCTATAAATCAGTGCCAGGTTCTGTTTCTGCATTAGTTGCTCTCTGTGATTCCAGTTGGATAGAGGAAGAGGGaagtgtgtatgtgcatgtgtgtatgtattATATGCTTTATATGTGCTCAGATATGTTTTTCTCCTATATAATATTTGAGAGAGAGCTGCTCATTAGAATAGGTTACCGTACTTAGATGGCTGTGGATTTTTCTCTAGGTAGAAAAAAAATCTTTGCTCACTGCCTCAGAACCTGGCCTTAGATTCAGACTGTCAGCAGATGGTTGTATTTTATAACTTTTTTTGTTTGGTGCCCAAAGAACCAAGTGCAACTTGGTTTggttgtatttaaaaataaataaataatacatatatTTTACGGTTGCtaatcacagtacagtggtgcctcgcaagacgaaaagaatccgttccgcgattctcttcgtctagcggttttttcgtcttgcgaagcaaccccattagcggcttagcggattagcgctattagcggtttagcggcttagcggctattaagggCTTAgcagctgagctgctaaaaggctattagcggcttagcggcttagaaaaaggggggggggaagcgggggaaaatggcaagactcgcaagacattttcgtcttgcgaagcaagcccatagggaaattcgtcttgcgaagcaactaaaaaacggaaaaccctttcgtctagcgggttttccgtcttgcgaggcattcgtcttgcggggcaccactgtattagataagTTCACAGGAGGCAGTAATATTAATGGTTGTTAAGGGGGCCAGCTTGCCCTCACTTGTTGGACGTCCCCAACCATTACATTGATGGAGGTAACTGACAGGGACTGGAGTGACATCTTGTGCTGTTTGTATACTTTCTGTGCAGAATATCTGGGGTTAGGAAATGCTGCACAAATAATATTTTGCTAGGTAGGCTCCTGTTGGTTTGACAGGACCAGCAACGTTCAGGTGCCGGCAGTCAGGCTGCTTTTCACATCTCTTTGTATAGAATTGACTGCAGTACAGCTGTTGCACGTCTGGACGCAACAGAATCTTAATTTTGAATACCAGAAAAATGTCAGTGACGCTTGTGCTTACAAAAGCATTTAGATGGCTGTTCCTTTTCTCTTTATTGCAGCAGAAGCCCAGCTAAGGACTTAGGAGCCCCACCAGCACCGTGCTTTTACACTCCCTGGCAGCTTCCTCTTCCAAGACCAGACGACCATGACTGAGAAAGACCCTGAGGTGCATgtggaagatgatgatgatgagctaGATAGCAAATTGAACTATAAGCCCCCACCTCAGAAGACGCTTCAGGAACTGCAGGAGCTGGACAAGGATGACGAGAGCCTTGCAAAGTACAAGAAGTCCCTGCTGGGGGATGGACCTGTTGTGGCAGGTATGGCTCAAGAGACCTTGGTGGGAACGGGATTGGTCCTGtggcacaggggtggggaacctttttgctCCACAGGCTTGACCTCATGGGCCAAAATTGATAGTGGGAGGGGCTTCCCACATGGCAATCATGTGATGCCATTATGATGTCACATGATTGTCAAATTTAGTTTGCTCTGATCTTAAAAGGGTAAAGGGTGGAGGCTTGCAAAAACCTTTGTGGAtctcaacccccctcccccctgctttgcttttactgtatttttcgcgcTCTAGGACACACCAGAcgataagatgcacctagttttgggaggcgTGGGGtgtggaaacaagaaaaaaaaaaaattctgaatcccagaagccagaacagcaagagggatctggcttctgggatagcctcttgctgttctggcttctgggatagccactgaagcctctcctgggcagcgggatgaaggctccccctgcctggaAGAGGCTGCGCGTGGGTAAGCTGCCCTCTGTACCTTACCCCATCTCCCGCAAGaaccgtgcgctctttaaagggagcgtggttcttgggggcttttctgggaggtgggggaagggacagagccccCCACTTCCCACAAGAGCCACACGAAGCCTCCCAGGGCAGCTGGGAGCCTTCGTCCCGCTGCCCTACAGAGGCTTCGCGGGGGCTATCCAAAAGTCAGAAtagctagagggagcgctgcgcagcggtCCCTCTAGCTGGTCTAGGTTcgtgcgaagcctccgcagggcacggggtgccttcatcctgctgccctgcggaggcttcatgggctgccccagaagccagaacagcgagacagagCGCTGCACAACGCTCCCTCTCCCTGTTccggcttagccgcgcagcctgcattcgctgcataagacgcacacacattttcccttactttttagaagggaaaaagtgcgtcttatagagcgaaaaatatggcaagTCCTCAATCTTGCACTGTTATGGCTCTGATCTCTCATTATTTGATGAGTGGAGATTAAATTCTGCTGGCTAGGCTTCACCTTCCTGTTCTAGAATGAATGCAGCTGGTGCAGGATTAAATCCTGTGCTCCCGCTCATCACTTACATCAGCTGCTGGGCAGGTGGGTTGGGTTTGGGGCAAATGGCCAGCTGGGCCAGATTGGACTCCCCTGGCAGGCCGAGACTGGCCTGTGGGCtgaaggttccccaaccctgatgtAGCAGGACACCATTCAGAATAGGGAGAGAGCTGATTTGGCATTATGTAGCAGGACTAGCATTGTTATGGATGAGAGAATATGAATAAATCTTAAATGTAGGGAAAGAAATTATGTtggtttgctaaaaaaaaaaaaaagatattattattttgtgtgggTTGCTCACAGGAAGATTTGGGTTCTATTTTCAGCATCCAAATACCTTCTCTCTTTGACTAGGGATACCTGGTTTCGAAGCTCAGGGTTATGAGCACTTGAGACCAAAAGGATCATACCTAGCGGTACTGAGAGAAACtccagctgtgtacacaccatacatttaaagcacagagcctggGGGGGAAAAGGAATCCTGTGTTTTACCCTGTagagagctatgattcccagcacccttaaactacagctcccaaaattccTTCTTTGGGGGagtgggatgtgctttaaatatatagtgtaaACACAGCTTTCTGCTCATGATCCTAGAGATTTGCTGTCAACTCAGGGTTAATAGCTCTAGGTGGGATCCTGCAGCACCTGTTTCACAGTGTATCGGTGCTTCCAATGCCTCAGTTTTAGGAGGCATTCGGTACTTGCCTGTAACATGTACGCAGTAAAACCCAACTGAGTGAATTCATGCTTAGCTGCTCTCAGTTGGGGCCTTCGCAACTGTGTGGTTGAACATATTGGAAGGGACTCGCAATAATTATTTTGGGAAGTGGGGATGTGGGATTGTTCGCGTCGAGCAGAGAAGGGAGCCAGGTATGTGTTCAAAAGGgttgttaggctgcaatcctaagcatatctactagtggggggaggagaggaacagTTTGTACAATCGGCCGAATCAAATAGCAATGCTCAAGCGTGACTGTAGCACTTTTAAGCTGGCAGGAACAGGAATCGTGCGGTTATGCGATTGAATACGCTCTCATAAAAAGAAGAGCAGGAGGGTATTTCAGCATGCAGATAACACTTTGTGGCATGAAGTGTATAGCTTCATCACATGTTTCTAATCCTGGAATgcctttatcatcatcattattattagtagtagtaaaaggtaaagggacccctgaccattaggtccagctgcggacgactctggggttgtggcgctcatcttgctttattggccgagggagccggcgtacagcttctgggtcatgtggccagcatgactaagccgcttctggcgaaccagagcagcgcacggaaacgctgtttaccttcccgccggagcggtacctatttatctacttgcactttgacattctttcaaactgctaggttggcaggagcagagaccgagcaacgggagctgaccccgttgcggggattcgaaccgccgaccttccgatcggcaagtgctaggctctgtggtttaacccacagcgccacccgcgtcccccattattattagtagtagtattcattaaatttattagtgggtttttttttttttttggcagcagcaactcaaagcaacttacatttaaagcaaacacatgcattaaaaccagcattttaaaaaagtgattttgTCTGAGAATTTTGGGCATCGCTGGATGCATGTTCAAGGGGACCCCGGGCAATGTGTCCTTTGTGGGGGGCCCCTCCTCTGCTAGTGAGCCCCCCTGGTCTTACCTGGCTATGGTGGGGGCATACCAAGTCATGCTGGACAGCTGGGTCTCACAGTGCCCCAGAGCCATTGCTATCCAAGGGGCGTTGTGATAAAGGAAGAGTAGCTAGATCCAACTGCCTGATGTTCAGAGCGCTAGGTCAAAAATTAAGGAAGGAATGGGGGGTGGGCGTGGGGGCACTAGCTGCCGCCCAAGGCTCTTTTCTACAGTGACTGATGCTGTAGAAGTCTTTGAATAACAAAGGCATAGGACCTTGTTTTCTTAACGCTGACTTACTTACCTTTCCTGTTCCCACAGACCCTACAGTTGCCAATGTGACTGTCACTCGGCTCACCCTGGTGTGTAACAGTGCTCCAGGGCCAATTACCATGGACCTCACTGGTAGGTGAAATTCTCTTCCTTTCACAGCAtaaggccagtgctttttttcctaaaaaaaatgtttaggggtactctcattttcctgctcatagattcacaaaatgtttagggttttttttttgttgtttttgtcccCTAGGCCACATCCATCCTTTCCTAACCCTCCAGGGATCACACACTGGTAGTTAGTGTGACCGCCCTGCACTTTCACATTCATGCAGACACACTCACATGACATGCTGCTCCTCAGCTGATCTATGCAGATTATGCATTATTAGGTTATTGCCCTCTTAACCCCTTCAAACAATTGATCTGATAGTTGGGGAGGGCTTACTAGTCATGGCACCCTTCCTCCCATTCTGTATCTTACttaattttgttttcattctgttGTCATTGCAAAAATAAAGTTCAGGTcttgagtgggggagggagagaaaaaaaatggTTGAGGGCTGATACAACAAGGGACATCAACTGGTTGACTGGTGAGTGTAGATTGGGGAAAATGGCTTCATGGGCCAAATTGGAACCCCTGGGGGGGGCAGGATTGGCCCACGgggcagaggttccccaccctggctTAGTGAGTTTTCAGGTTAGGCGAGACTTGAACTGGGCACTCTGATATCCCAGGTGCCTTATTCCTTTTGCACAcattaagtgtttgtttgtttttttaaagcaaaagaatTTGAggatgcttaaaaaaacaacaacaaagtgacaCATCTCTGTAACCTGGTCATAGAAACTTTTCCCAGAGTCCTATGAAGTGTACACAGAATAGTTCTTGCCAAGCCCTTTTTGCTGGCACAGACTagacgcagtgtttcccaaccttgtgcctccagctgtttttggcctacaattcccatcatcccttgccactggtcttgctagtcagggatgatgggagttgtaggccaaaaacatctggaggcacaaggttgggaaacactggactagagcaTCAGTCCTTTTTGCAGACTAAATCAGCAGTCTGCTTCACACCAGTGTGAGAGAGTCACGCGTTGCCTTATATGGACTTCTTATCTGAGAGAGGAAGTTGGGGCTTGGCAGAGCTAGGATGCTTCCTCTTCAGCTGAAATCTCTGGGGAGGCAATACCACAAACAGTTTCTTGATTATCTCAACATTATGCAGCCTGTTTTGTGTGAGCACCTAGGCTCCTCTCAAACCCACCTAGCAACAGCCTCACCCCTTATACAACCCTCTCAGTGTCAGTGGCTCTTTGCACAAGAGAATCTCCCAAGGAGTTGTGCTTGAAAATGTGCTcatatacataaacacacaagtACACAGGCACATTTATGGTTCAGGAATACATACACAACCCTATTTGCAACCATAAAGTATAGGTATCGTAGGCATGTTAAGACTGTTATCTATGCAACATAAACAACTCGAATAGCAATTTTCTTTGTTTAGGGAACCTCAACAACTGTCTGTGTAGGGGAATGTTTAAGATCTCAATCAAAGATGTTGCAGTGCCTCTTCAAacacctcccaggattctttggagaaagctttaatgtatttgtttaaaacatGTATATGCCTTCATCAAACATACTCCAGTTTACCTTGTGTGAAATCGATGCATATTTGAAGGGCAGGTGTTTAAATGTCCACATGTACTACAGTCCTTCAACATACTATAGTTAGAATAGTCTATGGGTAAATGTGTTCTGTTGTGTCTTGTCTTCTTCACAAGATTAACTGGGtgtctctcttctctccctgaCCCCTCTCAGGGGACCTTGAGGCTCTCAAGAAACAGACATTTGTAATAAAGGAAGGATCTGAATATTGTGCCAAGATCCACTTCAAAGTGAGTCACTCTTCTACTTGTGTTTTCTGTGGGTGTCTAGTGCTGGATTCTGCCCCCTGCTGATGCAAACCTGTGTACTGGGTTGTAGGTTCACATGTTTCAAACCTGACAGTCTAAATAGTAAAAGCACTGCTAAATTAAAAGTGCATATTGTGCAAACACAGCAGTAGTCTGTACCAGGCCAAAATGGGTTTCCACAATGCAGGCTCTTGCATTCCTAAACCCCACTGCTGGGACTGGTAGTTTATTGAGTTTATATTGTTAttctttaatgtattttattggAATGGTAAATGTTGCAGATCAACCAGAGTGGTGTTCCCCACCAGAAGAACAACGTATAAATGTTTTAATAGTTGTCTTTTCAGAAAAGTTTTTTACAATGTTTACCGCTTTCATAAAATCACCCTTTTTTCAAATCTCATTACTGTGATATTGTGGtacttcatggggaattttacACTTGCGCAAAACTGACTTGAAGGTGCATTTGGAGAAAGGCTtaaactcagtgctttttttctggggggacacaggggtacgcatacccctaaacattttgtgaatctaagtttggcctcattgaggggcagtatttcaatatgagtaggaaaatgagagtacccctaaacatttttttagaagaaaaaaaagcactgcttaaacaGCCTACCCAAAAGCAGCAaatcaagtgtgtgtgtctgGGGGGAGGGGTAGGTTTGTGTGGTATCTGGGGAAAAAAAGGAATTGGTTAATTTATATGATGACATATAATTAAATTGCGTATGCAAACCCATTACTAAATCTGAGTGAGTTTATCCAAAAAAAATTACACTAAATTTATCATTCTAAAATGTAACAAAAGCTATCAGTTTCTCAGCTTGATCCCTGCGCTGGCCTAGAGTAAACTTTTCATGTAAAGGAGTTTCATTATTGGCAAGCACCTCTTACAACTGCTTATGAGGAGGCACTCTGAAATTGAGTAGGGTGGGCTTTGTTCATCCATGCCATCTCCCAACAGCCAAAAAGGGTGAGGGATGGCAAAACGTTGCACAAGCAAAGAGGAAACAAGGAGGGAAACGTGGAATAAAACAGTCTTATTACCAAGGCAAAGGGGGCAGCAGAAGCTTGAATGATGATGCTTTTGTCTTGCAGGTAAATAGAGAAATTGTATCTGGCTTGAAATATGTGCAGCACACTTACCGGACAGGGGTGAAAGGTAAGTAAAAATGAgctattttttttcttccttagcAAATCTTCTTCCCACCACCCTGCAGACTGTTCTCCTCTACTGCTCCAGCTCACCTAATCCCACTCACTTTCCCATGTATTCCccgtcactttccaaactgcaaacatTCCATTTTTTTACAAAGCTGAATTTGTTGTGTTAGGGCAACAGACAGCTTTGATCAAAATTAAATGCATAAACTTAAAGTTTAGATATGCCCTTGgacccctcccacaaaatactgccaGTTTGGAGGCAACCTAGTTTATGGAAAGAGCATTAAAATCCTTTCTGGGCTATTTTCTGTGCATGGttgcagagcagcagcagtgtaCACAGGACTGATGCAGCAGAGAAACTGCAGAGCTGAGCTGCTTGTGTGGCTGTCTCTCAGCAGCCTGTGTTTGTGCCCTGCCTCTGATGACTTTCTTGCGGGCTCTTCTCTCCTAGTGGACAAAGTGACATTCATGGTGGGCAGCTATGGGCCACGGCCGGAAGAATACGAATTCATTACACCTCTCGAGGAGGCACCTAAAGGCATGATGGCTCGAGGAAACTACCGCAACAAGTCCTTCTTCACCGACGACGACAAGCACGACCATCTCACCTGGGAGTGGAACTTGGCCATTAAGAAGGAGTGGACAGAATGAGCTCCACCTCGTTTCTCCTCCCCCTTTGCTTCCTCCTGCCTCTTGCACTGTTCTCCAGGTGTGCCAGTCTCTGGCTCCTGCATGCCACGCTTCCTCCAACACTCCCCAACCTGGCCCTTTTACTGTCACAAGAAATTCTGTTTTAACACAGGCCTTGGGACAGACTCTGTCTCTCCTGCGCTGAAAAATAATCCACAAGGAATTAAAACTGGGACAAGTCATCCTCTCTGCTTGCATAGGATCAGTCCTTGAAGTGCCTTTGCTAGGAAGACGCACAGATACTAACCGAACACAATTGCTATCTAGGTTGTCCCCATTTAAAGATCTATGGCCGTTAGCCTAGTTTCCTTGCGGTCTGTATTCACTGGAAACATACTTGCCTATGAGTGGATTCTATCTAATTTAAGCTTGTTTTTTTGTGTGCGGAAAACTTGCCTTTGAGAGTAGCAGGAGACACAGTTCCTGCCCTGGCCTGTGAAAATGTCTGTGTCTTTGAAAATAAAGCCAGTTTTGTCCTTTGCTTCCGAGTGTCTCGTATTTCATATAGTAAATGGATTTGTTCCAtcctttgcacatgcagaatgtcaaACATACTCAGATCtacaatgaattttaaaaatagatcCGAATACTTTCGTGGGTCGGTATTATTTGACTTAGGGTTTCTCCCTCCCTTTTACTGAAGCATATTATATTGAGTGCTTATACTCCGCAAGGTGTCGCATGGAACATAGATATGACCTAATCCTTGTCCAGAGGGCATGGTGTTTATGAGATACTGTTCTAGAAGGGAGGGGACCTGTCATCTATCTGCATCATCTCAGAAGAGGCATTCCTCCTCCCTCACATGAAGGGGATGCATACCTCTTCTGAGATTAGGCAAGCAGTATTTAAGAGCACATAAATAATGGTTTTCCCCTCAGAACTATTGTTTCATTCCTATACAATATTCATGCAGATTTAATCAAGTAAACATATTAAATTAAACTACTGAGATACCTTTAACTGAGTGAAGCTCAATTAAAAATGGTTTTGGGGCAAGCAGTGACAACCCTGGAGTGCCCTGGTTGCAGAATAAGTGGGAGACAAGGCACTGATTATAATAAATAAGGTCTTTCTTTGTTATCTTCGCTGTGCCTAGACCACTATGAAAAAGGGAGTCCTATTGCTAACAAAATGAGGAACAGAACACTTGCAAAAGGAAACCTCTGGGAGCCTCCTGTCCCTGAAGTCTCTTATCGTGGGAAATAACAGATCTGAACATACCCAGGTGTTTCACTCCCACAGCTTTAGGTGTTGCCACATCAGATTCGGGGACAGATGGCAAGTCACTTTTCCGATGTCTGGCTCGAAGCAGGGCTTGTGACAAGGAGAGAAACGAGGCAAGGCAATGAAAACCTCTCTCTTGCAGCAGTGGTTCCTTGCGTCC
This region includes:
- the ARHGDIB gene encoding rho GDP-dissociation inhibitor 2 — translated: MTEKDPEVHVEDDDDELDSKLNYKPPPQKTLQELQELDKDDESLAKYKKSLLGDGPVVADPTVANVTVTRLTLVCNSAPGPITMDLTGDLEALKKQTFVIKEGSEYCAKIHFKVNREIVSGLKYVQHTYRTGVKVDKVTFMVGSYGPRPEEYEFITPLEEAPKGMMARGNYRNKSFFTDDDKHDHLTWEWNLAIKKEWTE